In one Zobellia galactanivorans genomic region, the following are encoded:
- a CDS encoding alpha-L-fucosidase: MKIVKIVALFLIATHIQAQTTIDKKSKPLPELQLDFVNTRYQAYFHYNMATFNNVNSEEKQGRAYGKVAPTTWAPTGLDTDQWAQVVKDARMTGGWLTTKHHGGFCLWDSAYTDYDVASSGVKTDVVKAFVDSFRKAGLKVGLYYSILDYHHKVENGSTSRAEIEFTKNQIRELLTNYGPIDYINFDGWSSWPTNPDFDDMPYGEIYALVKSLQPNCLIVNHTYESNLAHAEVPFADAAGRAYPYHKDYMRPTAASDFIQRGWWWDNNNGFGVSKSVDYLLKQLNSYNSHNSVYILNISPNPEGRIDEDVITRLKETAAVWQKPAPLEKPGSDWGFSYEVSENLAFLKPCSQSTTHPYINDKRAYPRADIAVDGVTEGNWEMEQTSGTKQQMNPWWMVDLQDTEKINEITIYNATGQEKTEMTDVIVSILDKDEKVVWSKGFKEFPDPSKTLKTKGVFGRFVKIRMQKEGSLRIAEVIVK; encoded by the coding sequence ATGAAAATAGTAAAGATAGTAGCACTTTTTTTAATTGCGACGCATATCCAAGCGCAAACAACTATAGATAAGAAGTCAAAACCCTTACCCGAGCTTCAGCTTGATTTTGTAAATACCCGTTACCAGGCCTATTTTCATTATAACATGGCCACTTTTAACAATGTCAATTCAGAAGAGAAACAAGGTCGGGCCTATGGTAAGGTCGCCCCAACAACTTGGGCGCCTACGGGACTCGATACGGACCAGTGGGCCCAGGTGGTAAAAGATGCTAGAATGACCGGAGGCTGGCTTACGACAAAACACCATGGTGGCTTCTGTCTTTGGGATAGCGCCTATACGGATTATGACGTGGCTTCTTCGGGCGTCAAGACCGATGTTGTCAAAGCCTTTGTCGATTCGTTTCGCAAGGCGGGCCTGAAAGTAGGACTGTATTATTCGATATTGGATTATCATCATAAAGTAGAAAACGGTAGCACTTCGCGGGCGGAAATCGAATTCACTAAAAATCAGATCAGGGAACTTTTGACCAATTATGGGCCAATAGATTATATCAATTTCGATGGCTGGTCTTCATGGCCTACCAACCCTGATTTTGACGATATGCCCTATGGTGAAATTTATGCCTTGGTCAAATCCTTGCAGCCCAATTGCCTGATCGTAAACCATACTTATGAGTCCAATCTGGCCCATGCCGAGGTTCCCTTTGCCGATGCCGCGGGAAGGGCTTATCCGTACCATAAAGATTATATGAGACCGACTGCGGCCTCCGATTTTATTCAGCGAGGCTGGTGGTGGGACAACAACAATGGCTTTGGCGTATCTAAAAGTGTTGATTACCTGCTAAAACAACTGAATAGTTACAACTCTCATAATTCAGTCTATATTCTAAATATTTCGCCCAACCCTGAAGGGCGGATCGATGAAGATGTAATAACACGGTTAAAAGAAACTGCGGCGGTATGGCAGAAACCCGCCCCACTTGAAAAACCAGGATCCGATTGGGGTTTTTCTTATGAGGTTTCCGAAAACCTGGCCTTTTTGAAACCTTGCTCCCAATCTACGACCCATCCCTATATCAATGATAAACGCGCCTATCCAAGAGCCGATATTGCCGTTGATGGCGTAACCGAGGGGAACTGGGAAATGGAACAGACATCGGGCACCAAACAACAAATGAACCCGTGGTGGATGGTAGATCTTCAAGACACGGAAAAAATCAATGAAATCACCATATACAATGCTACTGGCCAGGAAAAAACAGAAATGACCGATGTAATCGTCTCTATTTTGGATAAGGACGAAAAAGTAGTTTGGTCCAAAGGGTTTAAAGAATTCCCCGATCCTTCAAAAACACTAAAGACCAAGGGCGTGTTTGGACGCTTTGTAAAGATAAGGATGCAAAAAGAAGGTAGCCTCAGAATTGCCGAGGTCATTGTAAAATAA
- a CDS encoding alpha-L-fucosidase produces the protein MFKTRTLMLMLSTSFLLLNCKEEEKVITKNAEVDTEETARPLAELQLDFLNTRYQAYFHYNMCTFKNLNSEEHFGRSTGTEPASMWAPTGLDVAQWAQVCKDARMEGGWLTTKHHGGFCLWDSEYTDYDVASSGVKTDVVGEFVKTFRDAGLKVGLYYSILDYHHGVENGSTTREEIEFLKNQITELLTNYGPIDYINFDGWSSWPTTPNFDDVPYGEIYRLVKSLQPNCLIVNHTYESNLAHAEVPFADAAGRAYPYHPDYMRPTAASDLVQIDWWWDDNNNMRVTKSVEYILGQLDSYNSHNSVYILNISPNPAGRIDDDAIVRLKEAAAVWEKPEDLKSPGANWGFAYEVSENLAFLRPCSQSSTHTFIRDKRAYPRADIAVDGVTEGNGEMEQTSWTEVEDRPWWKVDLQAEHKINEIKLFDRTDKHTDELKNFTVSIWDADEKEVWKSDEVNAASKTHTIAVPDIVGSFVKVQLNGKGSLALAEVIVKGK, from the coding sequence ATGTTTAAAACCCGCACCCTAATGCTCATGCTTTCAACGAGCTTTCTTTTGCTCAATTGTAAGGAGGAAGAAAAAGTCATTACGAAAAACGCTGAGGTTGATACGGAAGAAACGGCCAGGCCATTGGCCGAACTACAGCTCGATTTTTTAAACACGCGGTATCAGGCCTATTTTCACTACAATATGTGCACCTTCAAAAACCTGAATTCCGAAGAGCATTTTGGGAGGTCTACGGGGACGGAACCAGCGAGTATGTGGGCGCCTACGGGCTTAGATGTGGCACAATGGGCCCAAGTGTGTAAAGATGCACGGATGGAAGGCGGATGGTTGACCACTAAACACCATGGGGGCTTCTGTCTTTGGGATAGTGAATATACCGATTACGATGTGGCTTCCTCTGGCGTCAAGACCGACGTGGTAGGCGAATTTGTAAAAACGTTTAGGGATGCCGGTTTAAAAGTGGGACTGTATTATTCTATTTTAGACTATCATCATGGTGTGGAAAACGGGAGCACGACACGTGAGGAAATCGAGTTCCTCAAAAATCAGATTACCGAATTGTTGACCAATTATGGGCCAATAGATTACATCAACTTCGATGGTTGGTCGTCATGGCCTACCACTCCGAATTTTGACGATGTTCCCTATGGTGAAATCTACAGATTGGTAAAATCCTTACAGCCCAATTGCCTTATCGTTAACCATACATATGAATCCAATTTGGCCCATGCCGAAGTGCCGTTTGCCGATGCGGCGGGCCGTGCCTATCCATATCACCCAGACTATATGCGGCCAACGGCAGCTTCCGATCTGGTCCAAATCGATTGGTGGTGGGATGATAATAACAACATGCGTGTTACTAAAAGTGTAGAGTATATCTTAGGTCAATTAGACAGTTACAACTCCCATAATTCGGTTTACATTCTGAATATTTCCCCCAACCCTGCCGGGCGTATAGACGATGATGCCATCGTTCGATTAAAAGAGGCCGCAGCGGTATGGGAAAAACCGGAAGACCTTAAAAGCCCAGGGGCGAATTGGGGTTTTGCTTATGAGGTTTCCGAAAACCTGGCCTTTTTAAGGCCTTGCTCCCAATCGAGCACCCATACTTTTATTCGTGATAAAAGAGCCTATCCAAGGGCCGATATTGCGGTTGATGGGGTAACCGAAGGCAATGGCGAAATGGAGCAAACTTCATGGACGGAAGTTGAAGACCGTCCTTGGTGGAAGGTAGACCTTCAGGCCGAACATAAAATAAACGAAATAAAACTGTTTGACCGCACCGATAAGCATACGGACGAATTGAAAAACTTTACGGTAAGCATATGGGATGCCGACGAAAAAGAGGTTTGGAAATCCGATGAGGTGAATGCCGCATCAAAAACGCATACCATCGCCGTTCCCGATATCGTCGGAAGTTTTGTAAAAGTTCAATTAAATGGAAAAGGTAGTCTTGCTTTGGCAGAGGTTATCGTAAAAGGAAAATAA